From Hoplias malabaricus isolate fHopMal1 chromosome 11, fHopMal1.hap1, whole genome shotgun sequence, a single genomic window includes:
- the wdr59 gene encoding GATOR2 complex protein WDR59 isoform X2: MAARWSSENVVVEFRDAQATAMSVDCLGHHAVLSGRRFLYIVNLETPSEAPRKIGRQSKWDIGTVQWNPHKTEAHLFAASSNQRVDLYVWRDGCGEAHTSLQGHTRVISDLDWSWFEPEYLVTSSVDTYIYIWDTRDTRKPTVALSAVAGASQVKWNRRNQHCLASSHDGDVRIWDKRKPNTAVEYVAAHLSKIHGLDWHPDNEYILATSSQDNSVRFWDYRQPRKYLNILSCQVPVWKARYTPFSNGLVTVMVPQLRRENSLLLWSTLDLNSPVHAFVGHDDVVLEFQWRPQKEASRDCQLVTWSRDQTLRIWRVDPQLQKLCANDIVEELMEGLTLTTESEKTLRSQDSEPPLSPSLIVDDSQGPIESLQSGLVSSGRQDSPGLPQTLQQEFSLVNLQIRNVNVEMDALNRTCFVSALCGANQVRLVVKFPAQYPNNAAPTFQFVPPTTISSSMKTKIQKILTDTSLQKVKRNQNCLEPCVRQLVSCLESDMEDGTNPHVFTNSVTPALPAFPRVTNTYGSYQDANIPFPRTSGARFFGTGSLVYFTRPMSMHRTIPPTEPTPRSLSALSAYHSGLMTPMKMRSESQTTLRLYSGSPTRSDKEHVSISSFYYKERKSRRWKGKREGTDYSNRPIKLAGKVIIQEISCLLPIHKALAETYVLNVSDIQDTCQKNAAAALAVGRRDLAKVWALSSAATSCDLCPDSDPDADTPWARHPFGRKLLATLIEHYSQLSDVQSLAMLCSVFRSQGIPQDYFTLYGPRSSGFTLHHSRYPSYTSSSVTSGSCSSTSDSTTTTWNIAGRDSEQVPPWGESSPDDYRYANQLYSDPREREKEQHDMNKRLLDPANALQFDHFKKCYGEILYRWSLKEKRAEVLKFVSCPPEPHKGIEFGVYCCHCRSQARGTQCAVCKRFTFQCAICHVAVRGSSNFCLSCGHGGHTSHMMEWFRSQEVCPTGCGCHCLLQSTF, encoded by the exons GAGGCGATTCTTATATATTGTGAATTTGGAGACACCCTCTGAGGCTCCTCGGAAAATAGGCCGTCAGAGCAAGTGGGATATTGGAACAGTGCAATGGAATCCCCACAAAACAGAAGCCCACCTTTTTGCTGCATCT AGTAATCAGCGTGTTGACCTGTATGTTTGGCGTGATGGATGTGGAGAGGCCCACACTTCCCTTCAAGGTCACACGCGTGTTATTAG TGATTTGGATTGGTCCTGGTTTGAGCCAGAATATCTTGTTACAAGTTCTGTGgacacatacatttacatatgGGACACAAG AGACACTAGGAAACCTACAGTAGCCCTGTCTGCAGTGG CGGGTGCTTCTCAGGTGAAGTGGAACAGACGGAATCAGCACTGCCTGGCTTCCAGTCATGATGGAGATGTCAGAATCTGGGACAAAAGG aaaCCTAATACTGCTGTTGAGTATGTAGCTGCTCACCTTTCAAAAATACATGGCCTGGACTGGCACCCTGATAATGAATACATCCTCGCAACATCCAGCCAGGACAACTCTGTTAGG TTCTGGGATTATAGGCAGCCTCGAAAGTACCTGAATATACTGTCCTGCCAAGTTCCTGTTTGGAAGGCGAGATACACA CCCTTCTCAAATGGCCTGGTGACTGTAATGGTGCCACAGCTCAGGAGAGAAAACAGCCTGCTGCTGTGGAGCACCCTGGACCTCAATAGCCCTGTTCATGCCTTTGTGGGTCATGATGACGTGGTGCTAGAATTTCAGTGGAGGCCCCAAAAAGAGG CATCTAGGGACTGCCAGCTTGTTACATGGTCCAGAGATCAAACTTTGAGAATATGGAGGGTGGATCCTCAGTTGCAAAAG CTTTGTGCCAATGACATTGTAGAGGAGCTGATGGAGGGCTTGACCCTTACAACAGAATCAGAGAAGACACTCCGTTCCCAGGACTCTGAACCTCCGCTCAGCCCTAGCCTTATAGTAGATGACTCACAAG GTCCAATTGAGAGCCTACAGTCTGGCCTGGTGTCCAGTGGTAGACAGGATAGCCCTGGCTTGCCCCAGACTCTGCAGCAGGAATTCTCTTTGGTCAACCTGCAGATTCGAAATGTCAATGTTGAG ATGGATGCTTTAAATCGCACCTGCTTTGTGTCAGCCCTCTGTGGAGCCAATCAGGTCAGGCTTGTGGTGAAGTTCCCAGCACAATACCCAAACAACGCTGCACCAACTTTCCAGTTTGTCCCACCAACTACCATCTCATCCTCCATGAAGACCAAGATTCAGAAG ATCTTGACAGATACGTCACTTCAGAAAGTTAAAAGAAACCAGAATTGCCTGGAGCCTTGTGTGAGACAATTGGTGTCTTGCCTAGAGTCAGATATG GAAGATGGCACTAATCCACATGTATTTACTAACTCTGTGACACCAGCTCTTCCTGCCTTTCCTCGTGTCACCAACACCTATGGTTCCTACCAGGATGCCAATATTCCCTTCCCACGAACCTCAGGTGCACGCTTTTTTGGCACAG GTTCTTTAGTGTACTTTACTCGACCAATGTCTATGCATCGCACCATCCCTCCAACTGAACCAACCCCCAG ATCACTATCAGCACTCTCTGCATACCATAGTGGCCTAATGACACCCATGAAGATGCGCAGTGAGTCTCAGACCACATTGAGGCTGTACAGTGGCAGTCCCACACGCTCAGATAAAGAGCATGTCTCTATCTCTTCATTCTACTACAAGGAAAGG AAATCACGCCGTTGGAAGGGAAAACGGGAAGGAACAGACTACAGCAACAGGCCTATAAAACTGGCGGGAAAAGTCATCATTCAGGAGATCTCCTGTCTATTGCCTATTCACAAAGCCCTGGCTGAGACCTATGT ACTAAATGTGAGTGACATTCAAGACACATGTCAGAAGAATGCAGCTGCAGCGTTAGCTGTTGGACGCAGAGATTTAGCAAAG GTATGGGCCCTTTCCTCTGCAGCTACTAGTTGTGACCTCTGCCCTGACTCTGACCCTGATGCTGACACACCTTGGGCCAGGCACCCTTTTGGACGAAAACTCCTGGCAACTTT AATTGAACACTACAGTCAGTTGAGTGATGTGCAGAGTCTTGCAATGCTGTGCAGTGTATTCAGAAGCCAAGGGATCCCCCAGGACTACTTCACACTGTATGGCCCACGCTCCTCCGGCTTCACCCTACATCATTCCCGCTAT CCCAGCTACACTTCCAGTTCTGTTACATCTGGTTCCTGCTCCAGTACCTCAGACTCTACCACCACCACATGGAACATTG CTGGGCGGGATTCAGAACAGGTTCCACCTTGGGGAGAGTCCTCCCCGGATGACTATCGCTATGCAAACCAGTTATACTCAGACCCACGAGAGCGTGAGAAAGAGCAGCATGACATGAACAAAAG ATTACTGGATCCAGCAAATGCCTTGCAGTTTGATCACTTCAAGAAATGTTATGGAGAAATTCTTTACCGGTGGAGCCTAAAGGAGAAGAGGGCAGAGGTTCTGAAATTTGTTTCTTGCCCTCCAGAACCACACAAGGGTATAG AGTTTGGAGTTTACTGCTGCCACTGTCGGAGCCAGGCCAGAGGCACCcagtgtgctgtgtgtaaaCGTTTTACTTTCCAATGTGCCATCTGTCACGTGGCCGTGCGTGGTTCCTCCAACTTCTGCCTGAGCTGTGGACATGGCGGACACACAAGCCACATGATGGAGTGGTTTCGTTCTCAGGAAGTTTGTCCCACAGGCTGTGGCTGCCACTGTCTCCTCCAAAGCACTTTTTGA
- the wdr59 gene encoding GATOR2 complex protein WDR59 isoform X1 encodes MAARWSSENVVVEFRDAQATAMSVDCLGHHAVLSGRRFLYIVNLETPSEAPRKIGRQSKWDIGTVQWNPHKTEAHLFAASSNQRVDLYVWRDGCGEAHTSLQGHTRVISDLDWSWFEPEYLVTSSVDTYIYIWDTRDTRKPTVALSAVAGASQVKWNRRNQHCLASSHDGDVRIWDKRKPNTAVEYVAAHLSKIHGLDWHPDNEYILATSSQDNSVRFWDYRQPRKYLNILSCQVPVWKARYTPFSNGLVTVMVPQLRRENSLLLWSTLDLNSPVHAFVGHDDVVLEFQWRPQKEASRDCQLVTWSRDQTLRIWRVDPQLQKLCANDIVEELMEGLTLTTESEKTLRSQDSEPPLSPSLIVDDSQGPIESLQSGLVSSGRQDSPGLPQTLQQEFSLVNLQIRNVNVEMDALNRTCFVSALCGANQVRLVVKFPAQYPNNAAPTFQFVPPTTISSSMKTKIQKILTDTSLQKVKRNQNCLEPCVRQLVSCLESDMEDGTNPHVFTNSVTPALPAFPRVTNTYGSYQDANIPFPRTSGARFFGTGSLVYFTRPMSMHRTIPPTEPTPRSLSALSAYHSGLMTPMKMRSESQTTLRLYSGSPTRSDKEHVSISSFYYKERKPVLSAPRRWSVQTIHDCPKSRRWKGKREGTDYSNRPIKLAGKVIIQEISCLLPIHKALAETYVLNVSDIQDTCQKNAAAALAVGRRDLAKVWALSSAATSCDLCPDSDPDADTPWARHPFGRKLLATLIEHYSQLSDVQSLAMLCSVFRSQGIPQDYFTLYGPRSSGFTLHHSRYPSYTSSSVTSGSCSSTSDSTTTTWNIAGRDSEQVPPWGESSPDDYRYANQLYSDPREREKEQHDMNKRLLDPANALQFDHFKKCYGEILYRWSLKEKRAEVLKFVSCPPEPHKGIEFGVYCCHCRSQARGTQCAVCKRFTFQCAICHVAVRGSSNFCLSCGHGGHTSHMMEWFRSQEVCPTGCGCHCLLQSTF; translated from the exons GAGGCGATTCTTATATATTGTGAATTTGGAGACACCCTCTGAGGCTCCTCGGAAAATAGGCCGTCAGAGCAAGTGGGATATTGGAACAGTGCAATGGAATCCCCACAAAACAGAAGCCCACCTTTTTGCTGCATCT AGTAATCAGCGTGTTGACCTGTATGTTTGGCGTGATGGATGTGGAGAGGCCCACACTTCCCTTCAAGGTCACACGCGTGTTATTAG TGATTTGGATTGGTCCTGGTTTGAGCCAGAATATCTTGTTACAAGTTCTGTGgacacatacatttacatatgGGACACAAG AGACACTAGGAAACCTACAGTAGCCCTGTCTGCAGTGG CGGGTGCTTCTCAGGTGAAGTGGAACAGACGGAATCAGCACTGCCTGGCTTCCAGTCATGATGGAGATGTCAGAATCTGGGACAAAAGG aaaCCTAATACTGCTGTTGAGTATGTAGCTGCTCACCTTTCAAAAATACATGGCCTGGACTGGCACCCTGATAATGAATACATCCTCGCAACATCCAGCCAGGACAACTCTGTTAGG TTCTGGGATTATAGGCAGCCTCGAAAGTACCTGAATATACTGTCCTGCCAAGTTCCTGTTTGGAAGGCGAGATACACA CCCTTCTCAAATGGCCTGGTGACTGTAATGGTGCCACAGCTCAGGAGAGAAAACAGCCTGCTGCTGTGGAGCACCCTGGACCTCAATAGCCCTGTTCATGCCTTTGTGGGTCATGATGACGTGGTGCTAGAATTTCAGTGGAGGCCCCAAAAAGAGG CATCTAGGGACTGCCAGCTTGTTACATGGTCCAGAGATCAAACTTTGAGAATATGGAGGGTGGATCCTCAGTTGCAAAAG CTTTGTGCCAATGACATTGTAGAGGAGCTGATGGAGGGCTTGACCCTTACAACAGAATCAGAGAAGACACTCCGTTCCCAGGACTCTGAACCTCCGCTCAGCCCTAGCCTTATAGTAGATGACTCACAAG GTCCAATTGAGAGCCTACAGTCTGGCCTGGTGTCCAGTGGTAGACAGGATAGCCCTGGCTTGCCCCAGACTCTGCAGCAGGAATTCTCTTTGGTCAACCTGCAGATTCGAAATGTCAATGTTGAG ATGGATGCTTTAAATCGCACCTGCTTTGTGTCAGCCCTCTGTGGAGCCAATCAGGTCAGGCTTGTGGTGAAGTTCCCAGCACAATACCCAAACAACGCTGCACCAACTTTCCAGTTTGTCCCACCAACTACCATCTCATCCTCCATGAAGACCAAGATTCAGAAG ATCTTGACAGATACGTCACTTCAGAAAGTTAAAAGAAACCAGAATTGCCTGGAGCCTTGTGTGAGACAATTGGTGTCTTGCCTAGAGTCAGATATG GAAGATGGCACTAATCCACATGTATTTACTAACTCTGTGACACCAGCTCTTCCTGCCTTTCCTCGTGTCACCAACACCTATGGTTCCTACCAGGATGCCAATATTCCCTTCCCACGAACCTCAGGTGCACGCTTTTTTGGCACAG GTTCTTTAGTGTACTTTACTCGACCAATGTCTATGCATCGCACCATCCCTCCAACTGAACCAACCCCCAG ATCACTATCAGCACTCTCTGCATACCATAGTGGCCTAATGACACCCATGAAGATGCGCAGTGAGTCTCAGACCACATTGAGGCTGTACAGTGGCAGTCCCACACGCTCAGATAAAGAGCATGTCTCTATCTCTTCATTCTACTACAAGGAAAGG AAGCCTGTTCTGTCTGCCCCTCGCCGCTGGTCTGTGCAGACTATTCATGACTGTCCG AAATCACGCCGTTGGAAGGGAAAACGGGAAGGAACAGACTACAGCAACAGGCCTATAAAACTGGCGGGAAAAGTCATCATTCAGGAGATCTCCTGTCTATTGCCTATTCACAAAGCCCTGGCTGAGACCTATGT ACTAAATGTGAGTGACATTCAAGACACATGTCAGAAGAATGCAGCTGCAGCGTTAGCTGTTGGACGCAGAGATTTAGCAAAG GTATGGGCCCTTTCCTCTGCAGCTACTAGTTGTGACCTCTGCCCTGACTCTGACCCTGATGCTGACACACCTTGGGCCAGGCACCCTTTTGGACGAAAACTCCTGGCAACTTT AATTGAACACTACAGTCAGTTGAGTGATGTGCAGAGTCTTGCAATGCTGTGCAGTGTATTCAGAAGCCAAGGGATCCCCCAGGACTACTTCACACTGTATGGCCCACGCTCCTCCGGCTTCACCCTACATCATTCCCGCTAT CCCAGCTACACTTCCAGTTCTGTTACATCTGGTTCCTGCTCCAGTACCTCAGACTCTACCACCACCACATGGAACATTG CTGGGCGGGATTCAGAACAGGTTCCACCTTGGGGAGAGTCCTCCCCGGATGACTATCGCTATGCAAACCAGTTATACTCAGACCCACGAGAGCGTGAGAAAGAGCAGCATGACATGAACAAAAG ATTACTGGATCCAGCAAATGCCTTGCAGTTTGATCACTTCAAGAAATGTTATGGAGAAATTCTTTACCGGTGGAGCCTAAAGGAGAAGAGGGCAGAGGTTCTGAAATTTGTTTCTTGCCCTCCAGAACCACACAAGGGTATAG AGTTTGGAGTTTACTGCTGCCACTGTCGGAGCCAGGCCAGAGGCACCcagtgtgctgtgtgtaaaCGTTTTACTTTCCAATGTGCCATCTGTCACGTGGCCGTGCGTGGTTCCTCCAACTTCTGCCTGAGCTGTGGACATGGCGGACACACAAGCCACATGATGGAGTGGTTTCGTTCTCAGGAAGTTTGTCCCACAGGCTGTGGCTGCCACTGTCTCCTCCAAAGCACTTTTTGA